The nucleotide sequence GGCTGTGGCGCACGCGGCCTGAGCCGCCGTAGTTTCAATCCACGCGGCCCGTGCGGGCCGCGACGTCACGGGCGGCGATGCAGACGTCGCTGGCTGGTGGTTTCAATCCACGCGGCCCGTGCGGGCCGCGACCGGGTTCGCCTGGCAGCCGTGCGACAAGCACTGGTTTCAATCCACGCGGCCCGTGCGGGCCGCGACGCTCTTGGGCGGCCGCGTGCATAAGCCGGCCGATGGTCTGGTTTCAATCCACGCGGCCCGTGCGGGCCGCGACGATAGCAATGGTTGTGTGCAATGAGGCACCACTGGTTTCAATCCACGCGGCCCGTGCGGGCCGCGACGCGTGCCGGCCGGAGTGCCAGCAAGCGGCAATCGTTTCAATCCACGCGGCCCGTGCGGGCCGCGACCGCCGCATTGTAACTAGCGGTGGGGCAAGCGGTAATAGCTCATGTATCGCGGACCCGGCTGCGCACGGGTCGCAGCCGGGTCTAAACGCTTAAACCAAATTGTCAAAGAGCGGCCTGGATAGCGACTTACGACCATCGCGAACATCCCGGCAATTCGCCGGCCGCTTCCGGTTCGCGATGCGTCACGTGATCAGGGGGCCTTCGATGTCATAGCCTGGTTTTGCCCCTGCGTGTTCGACTCGCCGCTGCCAGTTGGATCCCAAGAAGTAAAACCGCAGGCTGTCGGTTTGAAAGTCGATCAGGTCGATCAATTGCGATCGACAGCTTGCCCATTGGGCGGGATCAACCTTGAGCTCGAAAACGGAGTTCTGCACGCGCTGACCGAAGTCGAGGCACGTTTTGGCAACGCGTCGCAGGCGTCGCCGCCCTTCGGCAGTGGTCGTGCTCACATCGTACGTGACCAGGACATACATGATTGCACTTGAGCCAATGGTGGAACAGAAGGCAGCCTTCCGAGTGCTGGCGACTGGCGGCTTACTTCCATACAAATGCCGGGTAGGCGTCGAGATCTCCACGCAATCGCCTGGCAAGTAGCCTCGCCTGCAACTGAATCAGCAAGCCCACGCTCACCTTCTCGTTGAGCACCGGATGGGTA is from Pirellulales bacterium and encodes:
- the cas2 gene encoding CRISPR-associated endonuclease Cas2, encoding MYVLVTYDVSTTTAEGRRRLRRVAKTCLDFGQRVQNSVFELKVDPAQWASCRSQLIDLIDFQTDSLRFYFLGSNWQRRVEHAGAKPGYDIEGPLIT